The following coding sequences lie in one Peribacillus frigoritolerans genomic window:
- the pepF gene encoding oligoendopeptidase F: MQTFKSRDELKIEETWNLKDIYEDQANWEKDYQEVLKMTEKLKTYDGHIQSAQDLFEYLRLSEEVGYIYNKLYVFAMLQADLDTRVTSSQALLDRAGKLGQKISNASAFFMPFLLSLEEQTLKGYIKEVEGLKYFEEDLLDSFRYKAHVLTKEQEEVLSQIGEAFSAPQKTFGMINNADIKFGEVTNEDGERVELTRGMYSKLIEDDDRDKRKEAYFAYYQPYVQLKNTIASTLATAIKNNVNLSKLRNYPSALEKSLFGDQVPKEVYDNLIMSTKQNIGPMHKYIHLRKKLLGVEELRAYDLSVPLVEGAKEEISYDDGFSLMVEALKPLGEEYITILKTFKEKRYIDVRETPGKRSGAYNLGLYGVHPFILLNHRDDLDSVFTLAHESGHGMHSYYSSKYQPQISAGYSIFVAEVASTVNEILLIRHLIKTTKDVQKKKHLLNHFIDSFKGTFFTQVMFAEFEKIVHEKAENDEPLNAEVFNTAYESIFRAYNGDEMIFDEEVKYGWSRIPHFYRPFYVYKYATGYVSAITIADKILSGDQKTLESYLTFLKSGSSDFPLELLKKTGVDLTKPDPIENAMKIFSDLVDQFTELTEG; this comes from the coding sequence ATGCAAACGTTTAAATCACGTGACGAATTAAAGATAGAAGAAACTTGGAATTTAAAGGATATTTACGAAGATCAGGCTAATTGGGAAAAAGATTATCAAGAAGTCCTTAAGATGACAGAAAAATTAAAAACTTACGATGGGCATATTCAGTCCGCTCAAGATTTATTTGAGTATTTACGGTTAAGTGAGGAAGTTGGGTACATTTATAACAAGCTATATGTATTTGCCATGCTTCAAGCCGATTTGGATACACGGGTCACCTCATCACAAGCATTGCTGGATCGAGCTGGTAAGTTAGGGCAGAAAATAAGTAATGCTTCTGCATTCTTCATGCCGTTTCTTCTAAGCCTGGAAGAACAAACATTAAAAGGGTACATAAAAGAAGTCGAGGGTTTGAAATATTTTGAAGAGGATTTACTGGATTCCTTCCGCTATAAAGCCCATGTGTTAACGAAAGAACAAGAAGAGGTGCTTTCCCAAATAGGCGAAGCCTTTTCAGCACCCCAAAAAACGTTCGGGATGATCAACAATGCGGATATAAAATTTGGGGAAGTTACGAATGAAGACGGCGAGAGGGTAGAGCTGACGCGGGGAATGTATTCCAAATTGATTGAAGACGATGATCGCGATAAAAGAAAAGAGGCTTATTTCGCCTATTATCAGCCATATGTACAGTTGAAGAATACAATCGCTTCCACACTTGCCACGGCAATCAAAAATAATGTGAATCTTTCAAAACTAAGAAATTATCCATCAGCCTTGGAAAAATCCTTATTTGGGGATCAAGTTCCAAAAGAGGTTTATGATAATTTGATTATGTCTACTAAGCAAAATATCGGACCCATGCATAAATACATTCATTTAAGAAAAAAATTGCTGGGTGTAGAAGAATTGCGTGCCTATGATTTAAGTGTGCCATTAGTCGAAGGCGCTAAAGAGGAGATTTCTTACGATGATGGTTTTTCTTTGATGGTTGAAGCACTGAAGCCTCTTGGCGAAGAGTATATCACAATCTTGAAAACCTTTAAGGAAAAAAGATATATCGACGTCAGGGAAACACCTGGAAAACGGTCAGGTGCTTACAATTTAGGACTTTATGGTGTTCATCCTTTCATTTTATTAAATCACCGTGATGATTTAGACAGTGTCTTTACACTTGCACATGAATCTGGACATGGTATGCATTCATACTATAGTTCAAAATATCAACCGCAAATAAGTGCCGGGTATTCCATTTTTGTCGCTGAAGTTGCTTCCACTGTGAATGAAATCCTTTTGATTCGCCATTTAATCAAGACTACAAAAGACGTGCAGAAGAAAAAACACTTACTTAACCATTTCATAGATAGTTTTAAAGGAACATTCTTCACACAGGTGATGTTTGCGGAGTTCGAAAAGATCGTACATGAAAAAGCTGAAAATGATGAACCTCTAAATGCCGAGGTTTTTAATACAGCCTATGAATCGATATTTCGGGCTTATAATGGAGATGAAATGATTTTCGATGAAGAAGTGAAGTATGGCTGGTCACGAATCCCACACTTTTATCGTCCATTTTATGTCTACAAATATGCTACTGGTTACGTTTCAGCCATCACTATCGCTGATAAGATCCTCTCTGGGGACCAAAAAACACTTGAAAGTTATTTGACCTTCTTGAAAAGCGGGAGTTCCGATTTCCCATTGGAGCTGCTTAAGAAAACAGGCGTAGATTTAACTAAACCTGATCCAATCGAAAACGCAATGAAGATTTTCAGCGATCTTGTCGACCAATTCACTGAGTTGACAGAAGGCTAA
- a CDS encoding FMN-dependent NADH-azoreductase — MSKVLFVKSNDRPADQAISVKMYETFLNTYKEANSSDEITELDLFELNLPYYGNTAITALYKRNQGMELTEEEVEIADIVQQYLNQFLAADKVVFAFPLWNATVPAPLVTYISYLAQAGTTFKYTAEGPVGLAGDKKVALLNARGSDYALPGMDAGEMAEKYVTMNLNLWGIKNPETVVIEGHNQYPDRSQDIVAEGLAKVAETAAKF; from the coding sequence ATGTCTAAAGTATTATTTGTTAAATCAAATGACCGTCCAGCGGATCAAGCAATCAGTGTCAAAATGTATGAAACGTTTTTGAACACATATAAGGAAGCAAATAGTAGCGATGAAATAACTGAATTGGATTTATTTGAACTGAACTTGCCTTACTACGGAAATACTGCAATCACTGCCTTATATAAACGCAACCAAGGCATGGAATTGACAGAAGAAGAAGTGGAGATTGCCGATATCGTGCAACAATACTTGAATCAATTTCTTGCTGCAGACAAAGTGGTATTTGCCTTCCCGCTATGGAACGCAACGGTTCCAGCACCATTGGTAACTTATATTTCCTATCTTGCCCAAGCGGGAACAACATTCAAATATACAGCGGAAGGCCCAGTCGGCTTAGCTGGAGATAAAAAAGTGGCTTTACTTAATGCACGCGGATCCGATTATGCATTGCCTGGAATGGATGCTGGCGAAATGGCTGAGAAATACGTAACGATGAATTTAAACTTATGGGGCATTAAAAACCCAGAAACGGTCGTAATCGAGGGACATAATCAATACCCAGATCGCTCACAGGATATCGTTGCAGAAGGATTGGCGAAAGTTGCTGAAACTGCAGCAAAATTCTAA
- a CDS encoding YqcI/YcgG family protein, producing the protein MLTANSSLLTKEDMTNPDRVPQWLIKEYQTFHNTVTDKTFPCYFGMKAENKGELRYAYITQKDWSNLPKAVESFLDLFQEPPYIRHGLFVFMEPESIEGDIEFYRKRFWDILQYLHKADEKPWPIEKPKDPEHYLWDYHFAGEPIFVFGNAPAYKQRKTRDLGNSLVLGFQPRMIFEGLEGTEKGGIMSREKVRERVEKWDNLPKHPDISHFGDVNHNEWKQFFIGDDIEPIKGKCPFHHKELT; encoded by the coding sequence ATGCTGACTGCTAATTCAAGTTTGTTAACAAAAGAAGATATGACAAATCCCGATCGAGTGCCGCAATGGCTAATTAAGGAATATCAAACATTCCATAATACAGTGACCGATAAAACCTTTCCTTGTTATTTTGGTATGAAAGCTGAAAATAAAGGGGAACTTCGTTATGCTTATATAACACAGAAAGATTGGTCCAATCTCCCAAAAGCAGTGGAAAGCTTTCTTGATTTATTTCAGGAACCGCCATATATCAGGCACGGCCTTTTCGTCTTTATGGAGCCTGAATCAATAGAGGGTGATATAGAATTTTACCGTAAAAGGTTTTGGGATATCCTGCAATACTTGCATAAAGCGGATGAAAAACCTTGGCCAATTGAAAAGCCGAAAGACCCTGAGCATTATTTATGGGACTATCATTTTGCAGGGGAGCCAATCTTTGTCTTTGGTAATGCACCTGCTTATAAACAGCGTAAAACCCGTGATTTAGGAAATAGCCTTGTACTTGGATTCCAACCCCGGATGATATTTGAAGGCTTGGAAGGAACGGAAAAAGGCGGAATCATGTCTCGTGAAAAGGTTCGTGAACGAGTGGAGAAATGGGATAACCTTCCTAAACATCCGGATATAAGTCACTTTGGAGATGTAAATCATAATGAATGGAAACAATTTTTCATAGGGGATGATATAGAACCGATAAAAGGTAAGTGCCCCTTCCATCATAAAGAGTTAACTTAA
- a CDS encoding alpha/beta-type small acid-soluble spore protein encodes MARRRKILVSEARKGLDDLKTKVAGTKNPEEAKFEVAKEIGVPLKKDYNGELTSKQNGKIGGKLGGGMVKELIKMAQENLGKKH; translated from the coding sequence ATGGCAAGGAGAAGGAAAATTCTAGTATCTGAAGCGAGAAAAGGACTCGATGATTTAAAAACCAAAGTTGCTGGTACAAAGAATCCCGAAGAAGCAAAGTTTGAAGTGGCAAAGGAAATTGGCGTACCGCTGAAAAAAGACTATAACGGTGAGCTGACATCCAAGCAGAATGGAAAAATAGGCGGAAAATTAGGCGGAGGCATGGTCAAGGAACTTATAAAGATGGCACAGGAAAACTTAGGAAAAAAACATTAA
- a CDS encoding iron-containing alcohol dehydrogenase, translating to MNVNAHSNFWLRTSVYSGTNTRSLIPNLFNGLGAKRILLVSDAGLENAGVVKKVAETFDQQKLGAKAEIVGQFLGVTQDAASVCVNEALKYAREVNADAILAIGGGSVIDTAKALKFGLYKGITEIKDAIPSGYLFEGFPKAQSMSIPHISVPTTAGTGSEVSPIAVIYNEHKKVKMNIYNVFLSSDVAILDPELTVGLPSDITAFTGADALTHAMEAIVSPAATSITDAYGFQAIRVIERNLPRAVKDGTNIEARMEMLHGSMMGITAFCSALNAIPVHNFAHAYGALFRIPHGLANAVLLPVVMESTPDLYLPKAHLIAEAFNVKIHDEDSKGTLAKVVEKLRVFLSDLGLPSDFSAYGINQSDMERILKAVRTDPAATNYPMSEELIMSVVSRVSPVRIS from the coding sequence ATGAACGTAAACGCTCATTCGAATTTTTGGCTAAGGACTTCGGTTTACAGTGGCACTAACACTCGATCACTCATTCCAAACCTTTTCAATGGTCTCGGGGCCAAAAGGATTCTACTCGTAAGTGATGCGGGCTTGGAAAATGCAGGTGTAGTTAAGAAAGTTGCCGAAACTTTTGATCAGCAGAAATTAGGTGCCAAAGCTGAAATAGTTGGACAGTTTCTGGGTGTTACACAAGACGCAGCGAGTGTATGTGTAAATGAAGCATTGAAATATGCACGCGAAGTGAATGCCGATGCCATACTGGCCATCGGTGGAGGGAGTGTCATTGATACCGCAAAGGCATTGAAATTCGGATTATACAAAGGAATTACGGAAATTAAAGATGCGATTCCAAGCGGTTATCTGTTTGAGGGTTTTCCAAAAGCCCAATCCATGAGTATCCCGCATATTTCCGTACCCACAACAGCAGGAACCGGTTCTGAAGTATCCCCGATCGCAGTCATATATAATGAACATAAAAAAGTGAAAATGAATATATACAATGTTTTTTTAAGTTCGGATGTTGCCATTCTAGATCCCGAGTTAACAGTCGGACTGCCGTCTGACATTACGGCGTTTACTGGTGCAGATGCATTGACACATGCAATGGAAGCGATCGTTTCACCTGCGGCGACATCAATAACCGATGCTTATGGATTTCAGGCCATTCGAGTTATTGAAAGAAATTTACCAAGGGCCGTAAAGGACGGAACGAATATTGAGGCCAGAATGGAAATGCTTCATGGAAGCATGATGGGAATCACTGCATTTTGTAGTGCATTGAATGCGATCCCGGTTCATAACTTTGCCCACGCATATGGGGCGTTATTCCGTATTCCTCATGGATTGGCAAATGCTGTGTTATTACCGGTCGTCATGGAATCAACCCCGGATTTATATCTTCCAAAGGCCCATTTGATAGCCGAAGCCTTTAATGTGAAAATCCATGATGAAGATTCAAAAGGGACCTTAGCGAAAGTGGTGGAAAAGCTCCGTGTTTTCCTATCCGATCTTGGGCTGCCCTCCGACTTCAGCGCCTATGGAATTAACCAATCCGATATGGAAAGAATTCTTAAAGCAGTAAGGACGGATCCAGCTGCCACTAATTACCCGATGTCGGAGGAATTAATAATGTCAGTAGTTTCAAGAGTTTCACCCGTGAGAATTAGTTAA